From Pandoraea vervacti, the proteins below share one genomic window:
- a CDS encoding LysR substrate-binding domain-containing protein yields MRKFKTPGTAALLAFEAAARHESFTHAARELFLTESAVSRQIATLETQLGVRLFVRAKQRVMLTRAGRLYGTQVRRTLEQLDRDTLAIMAHGSGGGSLELAVLPTFASQWLIPRMKDFDDRHPDVRVNMGVHTDLFTFGETHFEAAIHFGQPTWPGTSSDYLFGEEVVPVCRPSILKGPVRTAADLLTYPLLHSTTRPSAWTQWFAEQRIEDHRALQGVRYELHTMLIAGAAAGLGIALVPKFFVEGQLATLGLTIPFDVKSVAESAYYLVYPTELTHGQPLSVFREWLLDQAKAYRPTYRPDYRPG; encoded by the coding sequence ATGCGCAAATTCAAGACCCCCGGCACGGCGGCGCTGCTGGCCTTCGAGGCCGCTGCCCGGCATGAAAGCTTCACCCATGCGGCGCGCGAGCTGTTCCTGACGGAGAGCGCGGTCTCGCGCCAGATCGCCACGCTGGAGACACAACTAGGCGTACGCCTGTTCGTACGTGCCAAGCAGCGGGTCATGCTCACGCGCGCCGGGCGTCTGTATGGCACGCAGGTCCGCCGCACGCTGGAGCAGCTCGATCGCGACACGCTGGCGATCATGGCGCATGGCAGCGGCGGCGGGTCTCTCGAACTGGCGGTGCTGCCGACATTCGCGTCGCAATGGTTGATTCCGCGGATGAAAGACTTCGACGATCGCCACCCGGACGTTCGCGTGAACATGGGCGTGCACACCGATCTGTTCACCTTTGGCGAGACGCACTTCGAGGCGGCCATTCACTTCGGGCAGCCGACGTGGCCGGGCACGTCGTCGGACTATCTGTTCGGGGAAGAGGTGGTGCCGGTCTGTCGACCGTCGATTCTGAAAGGGCCGGTTCGCACGGCTGCCGACTTGCTGACGTATCCGTTGCTGCACTCGACCACGCGCCCGAGCGCCTGGACGCAATGGTTCGCCGAACAGCGCATCGAAGACCATCGCGCGTTGCAGGGCGTGCGCTACGAACTGCACACGATGCTGATCGCCGGCGCGGCGGCCGGGCTGGGTATCGCGCTGGTGCCCAAGTTCTTCGTCGAGGGGCAACTGGCGACGCTCGGCCTCACGATTCCATTCGACGTGAAAAGTGTGGCCGAGTCGGCCTATTACCTCGTCTATCCGACCGAGCTTACGCACGGACAACCCCTCAGCGTGTTTCGCGAGTGGCTGCTCGATCAGGCCAAGGCCTATCGGCCGACGTACCGTCCCGATTACCGGCCCGGCTAG
- a CDS encoding aldehyde dehydrogenase family protein: MNATSILNELGIAKLAETGDIAVHSPINGELIGRVASASVADAQAALARAQTAFTAWRNVPAPRRGELVRLLGEKLRERKQALGALVTLEAGKILQEGLGEVQEMIDICDFAVGLSRQLYGLTIASERPGHRMAETWHPMGVCTVISAFNFPVAVWSWNAALALVCGNAVVWKPSEKTPLTALAVNKLMEEVIAEFGDAPQGLTALVIGGRDVGEALVADPRSAIVSATGSTEMGRKVGVEVARRFGRSILELGGNNAGIVTESANPELALRGILFSAVGTAGQRCTTLRRLFVHESVYDKTVERLKTLYGKVAIGNPLERGTLMGPLIDEGAFKRMQSALDQARAQGGKVTGGERHVVAGNEGGFYVKPAIVEMPSQTEVVLTETFAPILYVLKYSDFAQAIEANNASSHGLSSCVFTNDLREAERFTSSAGSDCGIANVNIGPSGAEIGGAFGGEKETGGGRESGSDAWKGYMRRATNTVNYSSALPLAQGIDFSIE, from the coding sequence GTGAACGCGACTTCCATTCTCAACGAACTGGGCATTGCCAAACTGGCCGAGACGGGCGACATCGCCGTGCACTCGCCGATCAACGGCGAACTGATCGGCCGCGTGGCCAGCGCCTCGGTAGCCGACGCACAGGCCGCCCTCGCGCGCGCGCAAACCGCCTTCACCGCATGGCGCAACGTACCGGCCCCGCGTCGCGGCGAGCTGGTCCGTCTGCTTGGCGAAAAGCTGCGCGAGCGCAAGCAGGCGCTGGGCGCGCTCGTCACGCTCGAAGCGGGCAAGATCCTGCAGGAAGGCCTGGGCGAAGTGCAGGAAATGATCGACATCTGCGACTTCGCGGTGGGCCTCTCGCGTCAGTTGTACGGTCTGACGATCGCCTCGGAGCGCCCGGGCCACCGCATGGCCGAGACGTGGCACCCGATGGGCGTTTGCACCGTCATCTCCGCCTTTAACTTCCCGGTCGCGGTGTGGTCGTGGAACGCTGCGCTCGCCCTCGTGTGCGGCAACGCGGTCGTGTGGAAGCCGTCGGAGAAAACGCCGCTGACCGCCCTCGCCGTCAACAAGTTGATGGAAGAAGTCATTGCCGAGTTCGGGGATGCCCCCCAGGGCCTGACGGCTCTCGTCATCGGTGGGCGCGACGTCGGCGAGGCCCTCGTTGCCGATCCGCGCTCGGCGATCGTGAGCGCGACGGGCAGCACCGAGATGGGCCGCAAGGTCGGCGTGGAAGTCGCACGCCGCTTCGGTCGTTCGATTCTCGAACTCGGCGGCAACAACGCCGGCATCGTCACGGAGAGCGCCAATCCGGAACTCGCCCTGCGCGGCATTCTGTTCTCGGCCGTCGGCACGGCCGGTCAGCGCTGCACCACGCTGCGTCGCCTGTTCGTGCATGAAAGCGTGTACGACAAGACCGTCGAGCGCCTGAAGACGCTGTACGGCAAGGTCGCCATCGGCAACCCGCTCGAGCGCGGCACGCTGATGGGACCGCTGATCGACGAAGGCGCATTCAAGCGCATGCAGAGCGCCCTCGATCAGGCGCGCGCCCAAGGGGGCAAGGTGACGGGCGGCGAGCGTCATGTCGTCGCCGGCAACGAAGGCGGCTTCTACGTCAAACCGGCCATCGTGGAGATGCCGTCGCAAACGGAAGTCGTACTGACGGAGACGTTCGCGCCGATTCTGTACGTGCTGAAGTACAGCGACTTCGCACAAGCCATCGAGGCCAACAACGCGTCCTCGCACGGCCTGTCATCGTGCGTATTCACCAACGACCTGCGCGAAGCCGAGCGCTTCACGTCGTCGGCCGGTAGCGACTGCGGCATCGCCAATGTCAACATTGGTCCGAGCGGCGCAGAAATCGGCGGCGCATTCGGCGGGGAAAAGGAAACCGGCGGCGGCCGCGAGTCGGGCTCGGACGCGTGGAAGGGCTACATGCGCCGCGCGACCAACACCGTGAACTACTCCTCCGCCCTGCCGCTCGCGCAAGGCATCGACTTCTCGATCGAGTAA
- a CDS encoding DUF1338 domain-containing protein, whose product MRNANVESLLVSLIGKARTDALFATLNAPSILADFEFGRVTRAELAQAMNMALFEGLLERSQNGRTYTEEAIAAGGSVYFDHGALRTVRWDENGALPPGEAAFTRILRPLGFRLNGRYPLDRLGMTGRAYAHEDCPDEISQFFVSELHPERFSETFQQAVSRVVGTSKDPLTPTAVGQLWELERDGTLPLESAQALLPVIVGAFARQHDVPSEADYELLLAESAEMAWIATEGNAFNHATDRVEDVLALSDAEKAKGRPMKPEVERSRSGRVFQTAYRADTVRREFRGKDGEIVTRDVPGSFYEFITRHREYDTAGRRWKLDLRFDAGNAQGIFKMTANAK is encoded by the coding sequence ATGCGCAATGCCAATGTGGAGTCGCTGCTGGTTTCCCTGATCGGGAAGGCCCGTACCGACGCCCTTTTCGCCACGCTCAACGCGCCGTCGATCCTCGCCGACTTCGAGTTCGGCCGCGTTACCCGCGCCGAACTGGCGCAAGCCATGAACATGGCGCTGTTCGAAGGGCTGCTAGAGCGCTCGCAGAACGGGCGCACCTATACCGAAGAGGCGATTGCCGCCGGCGGCAGCGTGTACTTCGACCATGGCGCGCTGCGCACCGTTCGGTGGGACGAGAACGGCGCGCTGCCCCCGGGAGAAGCCGCGTTCACGCGCATTCTGCGCCCGCTCGGCTTCCGGTTGAACGGTCGCTATCCGCTTGACCGCCTGGGCATGACGGGCCGCGCCTACGCCCACGAAGACTGCCCCGACGAAATCTCGCAGTTCTTCGTGAGCGAGCTGCACCCGGAGCGCTTTTCGGAAACGTTCCAGCAAGCCGTGTCGCGCGTGGTCGGCACATCGAAAGACCCGCTCACGCCAACGGCCGTCGGTCAATTGTGGGAACTGGAGCGCGACGGCACGCTGCCGCTCGAGAGCGCCCAGGCCCTGCTTCCCGTCATCGTCGGTGCGTTCGCCCGCCAGCATGACGTGCCGAGCGAAGCCGACTACGAACTGCTGCTCGCCGAATCGGCCGAAATGGCATGGATCGCGACGGAGGGCAACGCTTTTAACCACGCCACGGACCGCGTGGAAGACGTCCTCGCCCTGTCGGACGCCGAGAAGGCAAAGGGCCGCCCCATGAAACCCGAAGTCGAGCGCTCGCGCTCGGGTCGCGTGTTCCAGACGGCCTACCGCGCCGACACCGTGCGTCGCGAATTCCGGGGCAAGGATGGCGAGATCGTCACGCGCGACGTGCCGGGCTCGTTCTACGAATTCATCACGCGTCATCGCGAGTACGACACTGCCGGACGGCGCTGGAAACTCGACCTGCGCTTCGACGCGGGCAATGCCCAGGGCATTTTCAAGATGACGGCCAACGCCAAGTAA
- a CDS encoding LysR substrate-binding domain-containing protein, producing the protein MTSEHRARPPLANLETVCLVARHGSFTAAAEASGLTHGAISRRVGAVENWLGCALFERHGRGVSLTCDGQRFLGRIEHAFDVIDAAADQWHQSRKVPAVRLSVVPSFAKLWLLERLHSLQSGQPFIDIQVTTEHRNADVGAGEVDIALRYGRGGWASVDAEPLMSEMLYPVASPEIAQRVKGASASELLAMPLVHDSDLTGWRAWCGAQGVSLRPRARDRRFEDYTVVLAAAEAGLGIALARAPLAQDWIARSRLVRLSDVEVECPLRYHIVTAKRERRPEVLEVIARLHASART; encoded by the coding sequence ATGACGTCCGAGCACCGCGCCCGTCCTCCGCTGGCAAATCTGGAAACCGTCTGCCTGGTGGCACGCCACGGTTCGTTTACTGCTGCCGCCGAGGCGAGCGGTCTTACGCACGGCGCGATCAGTCGCCGGGTCGGGGCCGTGGAAAACTGGCTCGGCTGCGCCCTGTTCGAGCGTCACGGGCGAGGCGTCAGCCTGACGTGCGACGGGCAGCGCTTTCTGGGGCGCATCGAGCACGCGTTCGACGTCATCGATGCCGCCGCCGATCAGTGGCATCAGTCGCGCAAGGTGCCTGCCGTTCGGCTGAGCGTGGTGCCGTCGTTCGCCAAACTCTGGCTGCTGGAGCGGCTGCATTCGCTCCAGTCGGGCCAGCCGTTCATCGACATTCAGGTCACCACCGAACACCGCAATGCGGACGTGGGCGCGGGTGAAGTCGACATTGCGCTGCGCTACGGTCGCGGTGGCTGGGCGAGCGTCGATGCCGAGCCGCTGATGAGCGAGATGCTGTATCCGGTCGCGTCGCCGGAAATTGCACAGCGTGTGAAGGGCGCGAGTGCGTCCGAACTGCTGGCGATGCCGTTGGTGCACGACTCCGATCTGACGGGGTGGCGCGCGTGGTGCGGGGCGCAGGGCGTGTCGCTGCGTCCTCGCGCGCGCGATCGTCGCTTCGAAGACTATACGGTGGTGCTCGCGGCGGCCGAGGCGGGGTTGGGCATTGCGCTTGCGCGCGCGCCGCTCGCGCAGGACTGGATCGCTCGGAGTCGGCTCGTGCGACTGTCCGACGTGGAAGTCGAGTGTCCCTTGCGGTACCACATCGTGACGGCCAAACGCGAGAGGCGCCCGGAGGTGCTGGAAGTGATCGCGCGTCTGCACGCTAGCGCGCGCACGTAA
- a CDS encoding branched-chain amino acid aminotransferase gives MSADNQLRFVVEPHANPTPADQITAALANPVFGRVFTDHMVTIRWTEGKGWHDAKVEARRPFQIDPACAVLHYAQEIFEGMKAYRSEDGKISLFRPQANAKRFRESAQRMSMADLPEGVFLEAVEKLVDIDRAWIPGAEGSSLYIRPFMFASESFLGVRAAHEYIFCVIACPVGPYFKAGKSAVTVWVSDQYTRAAPGGTGAAKCGGNYAASLIAQTEASAKGCDQVVFLDAAQHRWIEELGGMNVFFVMDDGSLQTPPLSGTILPGITRASIIELARREGLTVNEAPYEFAQWQADAASGRVKETFACGTAAVVTAIGQVRHANGEFNIADGGEGPVTKRIRDQLTGIQRGKIADPFGWVHHIA, from the coding sequence ATGAGCGCTGACAACCAATTGCGTTTTGTCGTGGAGCCGCACGCCAACCCCACCCCCGCCGACCAGATCACCGCCGCGCTGGCGAATCCGGTGTTCGGCCGTGTATTCACGGATCACATGGTCACGATCCGCTGGACCGAAGGCAAGGGCTGGCACGACGCGAAGGTGGAAGCCCGCCGTCCGTTCCAGATCGACCCCGCATGCGCCGTGCTGCACTACGCACAGGAAATCTTCGAAGGCATGAAGGCCTATCGGAGCGAGGACGGCAAGATCTCGCTGTTCCGTCCGCAAGCCAACGCGAAGCGCTTCCGCGAATCGGCCCAGCGCATGTCGATGGCCGACTTGCCGGAAGGCGTGTTCCTTGAAGCCGTGGAAAAGCTCGTCGACATCGACCGCGCGTGGATCCCGGGCGCCGAAGGCAGCAGCCTCTACATCCGTCCGTTCATGTTCGCCTCCGAGAGTTTCCTCGGCGTGCGTGCCGCACATGAATACATCTTCTGCGTGATCGCCTGCCCGGTCGGCCCGTACTTCAAGGCCGGCAAGTCGGCCGTCACGGTGTGGGTGTCGGACCAGTACACGCGTGCCGCCCCGGGCGGCACCGGCGCCGCCAAGTGCGGCGGCAACTACGCCGCCAGCCTGATCGCGCAGACGGAAGCGAGCGCCAAGGGCTGCGATCAGGTCGTGTTCCTCGACGCCGCACAACACCGCTGGATCGAAGAACTCGGCGGCATGAACGTTTTCTTCGTCATGGACGACGGTTCGCTCCAGACGCCCCCCCTCTCGGGCACGATTCTGCCGGGCATCACCCGCGCGTCGATCATCGAACTGGCGCGCCGCGAAGGCCTCACGGTCAACGAAGCGCCGTACGAATTTGCCCAGTGGCAGGCCGATGCGGCCAGCGGGCGCGTGAAGGAAACGTTTGCCTGCGGTACCGCCGCGGTCGTCACGGCGATCGGTCAGGTGCGTCACGCCAACGGCGAATTCAACATCGCCGACGGCGGCGAAGGCCCCGTCACCAAGCGCATCCGCGATCAACTCACGGGCATTCAGCGCGGCAAGATCGCCGATCCGTTCGGCTGGGTGCACCATATCGCCTGA
- a CDS encoding 2-hydroxymuconic semialdehyde dehydrogenase produces MKDFRNFINGEWVSTARTFENRNPVDNSLIGHVHEAGRAEVDAAVRAARAALQGPWGSMTVAQRVELLHAVADGINRRFDDFLAAEIADTGKPHGLASHLDIPRGAANFKVFADMIKNVPTESFAMTTPDGGNALNYGVRTPRGVIAVVCPWNLPLLLMTWKVGPALAFGNTVVVKPSEETPATATLLGEVMNEVGVPAGVYNVVHGFGPESAGAFLTEHPGVNGITFTGETRTGEAIMKAAANGVRPVSFELGGKNPGIVFADADFDKAVAGITRSAFDNSGQVCLGTERVYVQRPIFERFVAALKSRAESLKLGDPYAEGTNFGPLVSQVHREKVLSYYEKARAEGATIVTGGGVPDMPASMKDGAWVQPTIWTGLPETASVIREEIFGPCCHIAPFDTEEEVIAMANATPYGLAATVWTSDVSRAHRMGAALEVGVCWINAWFLRDLRTAFGGAKQSGIGREGGVHSLEFYTELRNVCVKL; encoded by the coding sequence ATGAAGGATTTCCGGAACTTCATCAACGGTGAGTGGGTATCCACTGCCCGTACCTTCGAGAACCGCAACCCTGTCGACAACAGCCTGATCGGCCACGTCCACGAAGCCGGACGCGCCGAAGTGGACGCCGCCGTGCGTGCGGCCCGCGCGGCGCTGCAAGGTCCCTGGGGCAGCATGACGGTCGCGCAGCGGGTGGAATTGCTGCACGCCGTGGCCGACGGCATCAATCGGCGCTTCGACGATTTCCTTGCGGCCGAGATCGCGGATACCGGCAAGCCGCACGGCCTCGCGAGCCATCTCGACATCCCGCGCGGGGCCGCGAACTTCAAGGTGTTCGCGGACATGATCAAGAACGTGCCGACGGAATCGTTTGCCATGACGACCCCCGACGGCGGCAACGCGCTGAACTACGGCGTGCGCACGCCGCGCGGCGTAATCGCAGTCGTCTGCCCGTGGAACCTGCCGCTGTTGCTGATGACTTGGAAGGTCGGTCCTGCGCTCGCGTTCGGCAACACGGTGGTCGTCAAGCCGTCGGAGGAAACGCCCGCCACGGCGACGTTGCTGGGCGAGGTGATGAACGAAGTCGGGGTGCCGGCCGGGGTGTACAACGTCGTGCACGGCTTCGGCCCCGAGTCGGCGGGCGCGTTCCTCACCGAGCATCCGGGCGTCAACGGCATCACCTTCACCGGGGAGACACGCACCGGCGAAGCCATCATGAAGGCCGCAGCCAACGGCGTGCGTCCGGTGTCGTTCGAGCTCGGCGGCAAGAATCCGGGCATCGTGTTTGCGGACGCCGACTTCGACAAGGCCGTGGCAGGCATTACGCGCTCGGCGTTCGACAACAGCGGCCAGGTCTGTCTGGGCACGGAGCGCGTGTATGTGCAACGCCCGATCTTCGAGCGCTTCGTGGCCGCGCTCAAGTCACGCGCCGAATCGTTGAAGCTCGGCGATCCGTATGCCGAAGGCACGAACTTCGGTCCGCTCGTCTCGCAGGTCCATCGCGAAAAGGTGCTGTCTTATTACGAGAAGGCGCGTGCGGAAGGCGCGACGATCGTGACCGGCGGCGGGGTGCCCGACATGCCGGCGTCGATGAAGGACGGTGCATGGGTGCAGCCCACGATCTGGACGGGGCTGCCGGAAACGGCCTCGGTCATTCGTGAAGAAATCTTCGGACCGTGCTGCCACATCGCGCCGTTCGATACCGAAGAGGAAGTGATTGCGATGGCGAACGCCACGCCATACGGTCTGGCGGCCACTGTGTGGACGTCGGACGTGAGTCGGGCGCACCGCATGGGCGCGGCGCTCGAGGTCGGCGTGTGCTGGATCAACGCATGGTTCCTGCGCGATCTGCGCACGGCGTTCGGTGGCGCCAAGCAGTCGGGTATCGGTCGCGAAGGCGGTGTGCATTCGCTGGAGTTCTACACCGAACTGCGTAACGTCTGCGTGAAGCTGTAA
- a CDS encoding LysR family transcriptional regulator, whose amino-acid sequence MNLRSLDLNLLLVFESLLRTRSTTVTAEELNLTQSAVSNALKRLRLAFGDPLFVKTPQGMLPTELATSLASPVTEGLGLIRGAIEAPQDFVPARAQRTFRLYLSDIGQLIFMPKLMATLAVQAPGVRIVTVDTTPREAQSAMAMGDIDLTLGLFTRFSSGFHQQRLFREHYVALVRDGHPTIHGELTVENFRNAAHAVYRPTAGHHDVFETAVEQWFARSGHQRHVALRMAHSMGLSALIAASDLVVCVPTRLGRALSANADLQTYALPFESPEFDISQLWHERFHTDAGHRWLRNTIFHLFHGED is encoded by the coding sequence ATGAACTTACGCTCGCTCGATCTGAATCTGTTGCTCGTGTTCGAGTCGTTGCTGCGCACGCGCAGCACGACGGTTACGGCCGAGGAACTTAACCTCACGCAGTCGGCGGTGAGCAATGCGCTCAAGCGACTGCGGCTGGCGTTCGGCGATCCACTGTTCGTGAAGACACCGCAGGGCATGCTCCCCACCGAGCTCGCCACCTCGCTGGCGTCGCCGGTCACCGAAGGGCTCGGGTTGATCCGGGGCGCCATCGAAGCGCCGCAGGACTTCGTTCCCGCCAGGGCGCAACGCACCTTCCGCCTGTATCTGAGCGACATCGGGCAGTTGATCTTCATGCCTAAACTCATGGCCACGCTGGCGGTGCAGGCGCCGGGCGTGCGCATCGTGACGGTCGACACCACCCCGCGTGAAGCGCAAAGCGCCATGGCGATGGGCGACATCGATCTCACCCTCGGGCTGTTCACGCGGTTCTCGTCGGGCTTTCATCAGCAACGGCTGTTTCGCGAGCATTACGTCGCGCTCGTGCGCGACGGGCATCCGACGATCCATGGCGAACTGACGGTCGAGAACTTCCGCAATGCCGCGCACGCGGTCTATCGTCCGACCGCCGGCCACCACGACGTATTCGAGACGGCGGTCGAGCAGTGGTTTGCCCGCTCGGGGCACCAGCGCCATGTGGCGCTGCGCATGGCGCATTCCATGGGGCTCTCCGCACTCATTGCCGCAAGCGATCTAGTGGTGTGCGTGCCGACGCGGCTGGGCCGCGCGCTGAGCGCCAACGCCGACCTGCAAACGTACGCGCTGCCGTTCGAGAGTCCCGAGTTCGACATCTCGCAACTCTGGCACGAGCGCTTTCACACCGACGCCGGCCATCGCTGGCTGCGCAACACGATCTTTCATTTGTTCCACGGCGAAGACTGA
- a CDS encoding YitT family protein, translating to MKHDTGAVSGAIAATDTIGVPHSVLEDIYAMVIGMAFVVVGLVLLKAAGLVTGGVAGIALLASYLFPLPVGTIFTLVNIPFFLFAYFTMGARFALKSTIASFGITFALAAMPQTFNVAFVNPLFAAFVGGTLCGMGILALARHGAGVGGTGIVTLWLQRRRGINAGITQVCIDATILLVSLSVIPSGRVAWSALSAIAMSAMVVAWHKPGRYTGR from the coding sequence ATGAAACACGACACGGGCGCCGTATCCGGCGCCATTGCGGCAACCGACACAATCGGCGTTCCGCACTCCGTGCTCGAAGACATCTATGCGATGGTCATCGGCATGGCATTCGTGGTGGTCGGTCTGGTGCTGCTCAAGGCTGCCGGGTTGGTCACCGGCGGCGTGGCAGGCATCGCACTGCTCGCCTCTTACCTCTTTCCGCTACCGGTAGGCACCATCTTCACGCTGGTGAACATACCGTTCTTCCTCTTCGCGTATTTCACGATGGGCGCCCGCTTTGCGCTCAAGTCGACGATCGCGAGCTTCGGGATCACCTTCGCCCTGGCGGCCATGCCGCAGACGTTCAACGTCGCCTTCGTCAACCCGCTGTTCGCGGCGTTCGTGGGTGGCACGCTGTGCGGGATGGGCATTCTGGCGCTGGCGCGTCATGGCGCGGGCGTCGGCGGCACCGGCATCGTGACGCTGTGGCTGCAACGCCGACGGGGCATCAACGCCGGCATCACGCAGGTGTGCATCGACGCGACGATTCTGCTCGTCTCGCTGAGCGTCATTCCCTCGGGCCGCGTGGCATGGTCGGCCCTGTCCGCCATCGCGATGAGCGCGATGGTCGTGGCATGGCACAAGCCAGGACGCTACACGGGACGCTGA
- the yfcF gene encoding glutathione transferase produces MSAAAPASFTLYVDAQFTSPYALSVFVTLREKGIPFDLRTVDLDQGAHHESGFADLSITRRVPTLVHGDFTLSESSAIDEYLEAISPDVPVYPADVREHARARQVQAWLRSDLGALREDRSTQVIFYRPSGKPLTDAGYAAANKLIAIAQSLLPDGRMSLFDKWCIADVDLAVMLNRLVYNDDVVPQNLAEYARRQFQHPAVQEWLAMQRPPLA; encoded by the coding sequence GTGTCAGCCGCTGCCCCCGCATCGTTCACGCTCTACGTCGACGCACAGTTCACCAGCCCTTATGCACTGTCGGTTTTCGTCACGTTGCGCGAGAAAGGGATTCCGTTCGATCTGCGCACCGTCGACCTCGATCAGGGCGCCCATCACGAAAGCGGCTTTGCCGACCTGTCGATCACGCGTCGTGTGCCAACGCTCGTGCATGGCGATTTCACGTTGTCCGAATCGTCGGCGATCGATGAATATCTCGAAGCGATTTCGCCGGACGTTCCCGTGTATCCGGCCGACGTGCGCGAACACGCGCGAGCGCGCCAGGTGCAGGCCTGGCTGCGCAGTGATCTGGGCGCCCTGCGTGAAGACCGTTCGACGCAGGTCATCTTCTACCGTCCGTCCGGCAAGCCGCTGACCGATGCCGGTTACGCTGCCGCGAACAAGCTCATCGCCATCGCACAGAGCCTGTTGCCGGACGGTCGCATGTCGCTGTTCGACAAGTGGTGTATCGCGGACGTCGATCTCGCCGTCATGCTCAACCGTCTCGTGTACAACGACGACGTGGTGCCGCAGAATCTTGCCGAATACGCCCGTCGTCAGTTCCAGCACCCTGCGGTGCAGGAGTGGCTTGCCATGCAACGCCCGCCGCTCGCCTGA
- a CDS encoding PLP-dependent aminotransferase family protein: MYAFTSSFANPAGSPIRELFKYLSEPGMISFAGGYPASDLFDVDGLAAAQARAFSLPTRCLQYGPTDGLAELKAQLIALMAQRGSPCASEELLVTTGSQQGLDLLLRVMVAPGDVVVTEQPAYPATLQALRLQQATIVSVPVDADGLDVAHLEALLREGRIAPPKLLYTVPTFANPTGATLSRERRLALLKLAVEFRFVIVEDDPYGNLRFAGEAVPTMLGLTAEVPGSRDWVVHFSSLSKIVAPGLRVGWTVAPPEIARRCVVAKQTVDLCSVPWTQAVAAEYLAEGSLTRHLPKITEAYRLKCDAMCQALRDKLGDAIRFHAPQGGMFVWARLAALKTSELLPHAIAEKVLFVPGTAFFAELPDEASLRLSFAAPAVTAIEEGVARLARAMQVTLR; this comes from the coding sequence ATGTACGCTTTCACGTCTTCCTTCGCCAATCCGGCAGGTTCGCCGATTCGCGAACTGTTCAAGTACCTGTCCGAGCCGGGCATGATCTCGTTTGCGGGCGGATACCCCGCGAGCGACCTGTTCGACGTCGACGGTCTTGCCGCCGCACAAGCCCGCGCTTTCTCCCTGCCGACACGCTGTCTGCAATACGGCCCGACGGACGGACTCGCGGAACTCAAGGCACAACTCATCGCCTTGATGGCGCAACGCGGTTCGCCCTGCGCCTCGGAAGAACTGCTGGTGACGACGGGATCGCAACAGGGCCTCGATCTGCTGTTGCGCGTCATGGTCGCGCCGGGCGATGTGGTGGTGACCGAGCAGCCGGCCTATCCCGCCACGTTGCAGGCGCTGCGTCTGCAGCAGGCGACGATTGTGAGCGTGCCGGTCGACGCCGACGGACTGGACGTCGCGCATCTGGAAGCGTTGCTGCGCGAAGGCCGGATCGCCCCGCCCAAGCTGCTCTACACCGTGCCGACGTTCGCCAATCCGACGGGCGCGACGCTCTCGCGCGAACGTCGCCTGGCGTTGTTGAAACTGGCGGTGGAATTCCGCTTCGTGATCGTCGAGGACGATCCCTACGGCAACCTGCGCTTCGCGGGCGAGGCCGTACCGACGATGCTCGGCCTGACGGCAGAGGTGCCCGGCTCGCGCGACTGGGTCGTGCACTTCTCGAGCCTGTCGAAGATCGTGGCGCCGGGATTGCGGGTGGGCTGGACAGTAGCGCCGCCGGAGATCGCGCGGCGCTGCGTGGTAGCCAAGCAGACCGTCGATCTGTGCAGCGTGCCGTGGACGCAGGCGGTGGCCGCAGAGTATCTCGCGGAAGGCTCGCTCACGCGCCATCTGCCGAAGATCACCGAGGCCTACCGTCTCAAGTGCGACGCCATGTGCCAGGCGCTGCGCGACAAGCTGGGCGACGCCATCCGGTTCCATGCCCCGCAGGGCGGGATGTTCGTGTGGGCCCGTCTCGCGGCGCTCAAGACAAGCGAATTGCTGCCGCATGCGATTGCGGAAAAAGTGTTGTTCGTGCCGGGCACGGCATTCTTTGCCGAGCTACCCGACGAAGCTTCGCTGCGACTGTCGTTCGCGGCGCCGGCCGTGACGGCGATCGAAGAAGGCGTGGCACGTCTGGCACGCGCCATGCAGGTGACGCTCAGGTAA